One window from the genome of Nicotiana tomentosiformis chromosome 5, ASM39032v3, whole genome shotgun sequence encodes:
- the LOC138892420 gene encoding uncharacterized protein: MAKTSKTVPQQEAASSSRPVGAEDAVEPRPEEFVPVGCSTVIDFKVLRYRADVSRSRGLGKDVAMRPLSSDEEVPAPKQALVLHHESFLRIREEYEAEVRNLTEKSDSYKLLSEKLQADLETSRDEHKEIVEQIDKIKELQHLLDFTTSDKVRLADELEVARSEVAVARSEVAVAKSEVAEANKRANAKVAQFRINVEVNQAKAKSIVEHAEWKARREALEEIDAAVEDSRREQGGREEGRGERGDHRSDVQSPTVTTTATVGEAGEGERGKEKE; the protein is encoded by the exons atggcgaaaacctccaaaACGGTGCCGCAACAAGAGgccgcttcttcatcacgacccgTCGGCGCCGAGGATGCAGTGGAGCCtcgccctgaggaattcgttccggtagGGTGCTCAACTGTTATTGATTTTAAGGTTCTTCggtaccgggccgatgtgagccgatCTCGAG GACTTGGGAAGGATGTTGCCATGAGGCCCTTATCTAGTGATGAAGAGGTCCCTGCCCCGAAGCAG GCTTTGGTGTTGCATCACGAGTCTTTCCTCCGAATCCGGGAGGAGTATGAGGCTGAAGTTCGGAACCttactgagaagagtgactcctacaaacttcttagtgagaagcttcaggCAGATTTGGAAACGTCTCGAGATGAGCACAAGGAGATTGttgagcag ATCGACAAGATTAAGGAGCTTCAACATCTATTGGATTTCACCACTTCTGATAAGGTAAGGTTGGCCGatgaacttgaagtggccagatcCGAGGTGGCCGTAGCCAGATCTGAAGTGGCCGTAGCCAAATCTGAGGTGGCTGAGGCTAATAAAAGAGCtaatgctaaagtggcccagttcaggATCAATGTTGAGGTCAACCAGGCCAAGGCCAAGAGCATTGTCGAACATGCTGAATGGAAGGCTCGGAGggaagctctcgaggag ATTGACGCTGCCGTCGAGGATAGCAGAAGGGAACAGGGAGGAAGAGAAGAGGGGAGGGGGGAGAGAGGTGATCATCGGTCAGATGTGCAGTCACCGACGGTGACTACTACTGCTACTGTTGGAGAGGCGGGGGAGGGAGAGAGGGGGAAAGAAAAGGAGTAG